From Polyodon spathula isolate WHYD16114869_AA chromosome 26, ASM1765450v1, whole genome shotgun sequence, one genomic window encodes:
- the LOC121300772 gene encoding integrator complex subunit 1-like isoform X2, with the protein MNRPKSTAIRRPSSAAKPSGHAPPGDFIALGSKSQTSEPKAPAVLLKPASTGLPADRKREVTSALPSASGLSGLTKRPKLSSTPPLSALGRLADVAAADKRAISPSIKEPSVVPIEIPPALLLDEIEAAEGEGNDDQIEGVLCGAVKQLKMNRAKPDITLYLSLMFLAKIKPNVFATEGVIEALCSLLRRDASINFKAKGNNLVSVLACNLLMAAYEEDENWPEIFVKVYIEDSLGERIWVDSSHCKNFVDNIQTAFGTKMPPKSMLLQIDTGRSSGELSAGSSPHPSTPDEDDNQAELLIAEEKLSPEDEGQVMPRYEELAESVEDYVLDVLRDQLNRRQPMDNVSRNLLRLLTATCGYKDVRQMTVQRLEMWLQNPKLTRPAQDLLMSLCMNCNTHGAEDMEVVSSLIKIRLKPKVLLNHYMLCIRELLNAHRDNLGTMVKFLIFNELSNARNPNNMQVLYTVLQHSPEQAPKFLAMVFQDLLTNKDDYLRASRALLREIIKQTKHEINFQSFCLGLMQERKEPTYADLEFKERFVSQITDLLTVSMMLGITAQVKEAGIAWDKGEKKNLEVLRAFQNQIAAIQRDTVWWLHTVVPTISKVGAKDYVHYLHKLLFTEQPETYYKWDNWPPESDRNFFLRLCSEVPLLEDTLMRILVIGLSRDLPLGPADAMELADHLVKRAAAVQSDGTRDLDVLRVERIQLIDAVLNLCTYHHPENIQLPTGYQHPNLAISTLYWKAWLLLLVVAAFNPQNIGLAAWDGYPTLKMLMEMVMTNNYSYPPCTVADEETKTEMINRELQISQREKQDILAFESHLAAASTKQMITESNSLLLSQLTSLDPQGPPRRPPPHVQEQVKSLNQSLRLGHLLCRSRSPDFLLNIIQRQASSQSMPWLADLVQSSEGSLDVLPVQCLCEFLLHDAADDPCSVEEDEEGESKEQRVKKRQRLQKQRQLLGRLQDLLLGPKADEQTTCEVLDYFLRRLSSSQVASRVLAMKGLSLVLTEGGLRDGEERDQPMEEDSGDAELLPGYQWLLQDLPKLPLFDSVRGMTSVALQQAIHMETDPQTISAYLIYLSQYAPVEEQGRHNDLALDVARLIVERSTIMSHLFSKHSYRPESEAVLSALVSVFSKYIRRMRKTKDGEDLYSWSESQDQVFLRWTTGETATMHILVVHAMVILLTLGPPKGESDFYSLLDIWFPEKKPLPTAFLVDTSEEALLLPDWLKLRMIRSEVSRLVDAALQDLEPQQLLLFVQSFGIPVSSMSKLLQYLDQAVSHDPQTLEQNIMDKNYMAHLVEVQHERGATGGRTFHTLLSASLSSRRDSADLKGPKVSVEAPQVPVRIRAANRIPVIGPDDDLAGMFLQLFPLNADPRWQSPNPRQVSLSLQQALAQELARVRQGNAQVTGIAVRLLQAIVALLNSPHGRALVMAMERNHVMSCPLMRQLYQYQRCVPQDMAFSSLFFKAVMQMLTWLDNPAAEGGALQAQLKSFAAQYSVKHRFSDVRTGFLHLADALAYRHESEATVRTIIATLKSGERCNAEPELISKVLQGLIEAKSSYLEEFLSVLLTIGMETVTKHPVTGPVAMVNTLLLQDEETPVKMEADAGSMEMANTVSSSGLLIDWLELLDPEVLSVCPDLQQRLLFAWNKGKGNMGAQTPSYRPYLLALLTHQSNWTTLHQCISILLSKQRELRLDPSFSLDFLWACIHIPRIWQGRDQNTPQKRTEEFVLCLKPPELISLVDLILSESEMNSHSPSQSKKTLDEASCSLIQSRLPLLHSCCHGDLESVRQVSEYLINCIKKWGDSVMSTRCQNLLLQIYLQVPEVIQHITLPDTILSSEGAADGSICKLDALVHRLITLLADTGESKSAENRMSDANMACRKLAVAHPVLLLRHLPMIAALLHGRLHLNFKEFRQQNHLLFFTHVLAILELLHPLVFQSEHQRALQDSLLSFIQVLQNFRKYSRQLSALISKFVQCIQKYLTHDAGAAVPFLQKHSDILQGLSSENPDMLQLKSLLTGLTLPLKSESADSAAEDREEESTGSLPLVNISASAPLTASDMTKCLRNIARGEALEDVLEVLSEVDEKSKRSPEILPYFANDFQRLMSSPEEVCRNMAFSLALRCIQNNPCLAADFLPTFMYCMSSGNFDVVQTALRNLTEYVLLCQEHADILLHKAFLVGIYGQIDTSSIISEAMKVLHMEATT; encoded by the exons ATGAATCGTCCAAAATCGACTGCCATTAGGCGCCCAAGCAGTGCTGCAAAACCTTCCG ggcatgCTCCACCTGGAGATTTTATAGCATTGGGTTCTAAGAGCCAGACCAGTGAGCCCAAAGCCCCTGCTGTTCTGCTCAAGCCAGCCTCGACTGGTTTACCTGCTGATCGGAAGAGGGAAGTCACATCGGCCCTGCCATCTGCCTCCGGGTTGTCTGGTCTCACCAAACGTCCAAAACTGTCCTCCACACCGCCACTGAGTGCACTGGGGCGACTGGCCGACGTCGCTGCAGCTGACAAGCGAGCCATCTCGCCTTCTATAAAGGAACCCTCAGTTGTGCCAATTGAAA tCCCTCCTGCACTGCTGCTGGATGAGATTGAGGCTGCGGAGGGAGAAGGCAACGATGATCAGATTGAGGGTGTGCTTTGCGGGGCTGTGAAGCAGCTGAAAATGAACCGAGCAAAACCGGATATCACCTTGTACCTGAGCCTGATGTTCCTGGCTAAAATCAAACCCAATGTGTTTGCTACAGAAGGTGTCATTGAG GCTCTTTGTAGCTTGCTACGGCGTGATGCTTCTATCAACTTCAAAGCAAAGGGAAACAACCTTGTCTCTGTGCTGGCTTGCAATCTCCTCATGGCTGCCTACGAGGAGGATGAGAACTGGCCAGAAATATTTGTGAAG GTGTACATTGAGGACTCCCTGGGAGAGAGGATCTGGGTGGACAGTTCACACTGTAAAAACTTTGTTGACAACATCCAGACAGCATTTGGCACCAAGATGCCCCCGAAGAGCATGCTGTTGCAGATAGATACAGGGCGTTCCAGCGGCGAACTCAGTGCAG GCAGCAGTCCCCACCCTTCCACTCCCGATGAGGATGATAATCAAGCAGAGCTCCTGATAGCAGAGGAGAAGCTGAGTCCTGAGGATGAGGGACAGGTCATGCCCAG ATATGAAGAGTTGGCTGAGAGTGTGGAAGACTATGTTCTGGATGTCTTGCGGGACCAGTTGAACCGCCGGCAGCCCATGGACAACGTGTCCCGGAATCTGCTGCGGCTACTGACAGCCACTTGTGGCTACAAGGATGTTCGTCAAATGACTGTGCAACGACTGGAGATGTGGCTTCAGAATCCAAAG CTGACCCGTCCAGCCCAGGATCTGCTCATGTCCCTCTGTATGAACTGCAACACTCACGGTGCTGAAGACATGGAGGTTGTTTCCAGTCTCATTAAAATCCGCCTGAAACCCAAAGTCCTGCTCAACCACTATATGCTCTGCATCAG AGAGCTGCTGAATGCACACCGAGATAACCTGGGTACGATGGTGAAGTTTTTGATTTTTAATGAGCTGTCAAATGCCAGAAATCCAAATAACATGCAGGTCCTCTATACTGTTCTGCAGCACAGTCCTGAGCAAGCTCCCAAG TTCCTGGCAATGGTTTTTCAGGACCTGCTGACCAATAAGGATGATTACCTGCGTGCATCTCGAGCTCTGCTGAGGGAGATTATCAAACAAACGAAGCACGAGATCAATTTCCAATCGTTCTGCTTGGGACTGATGCAGGAGAGGAAAGAACCCACATATGCTGACTTGGAGTTTAAA GAACGTTTTGTAAGCCAGATAACAGATCTGCTCACTGTCTCCATGATGTTGGGAATCACCGCTCAAGTAAAAGAGGCTGGAATCGCCTGGGACAAAGGAGAGAAAAAGA acttGGAAGTATTGCGTGCGTTTCAGAATCAGATTGCTGCTATCCAGCGGGATACAGTGTGGTGGCTGCACACTGTCGTCCCCACCATCAGCAAAGTGGGAGCCAAGGATTATGTCCACTA cctcCACAAACTCCTTTTCACTGAACAGCCTGAGACCTATTATAAGTGGGATAACTGGCCCCCAGAGAGTGACCGAAA TTTCTTCCTTCGCCTCTGCTCCGAGGTCCCCCTGCTGGAGGATACATTGATGCGCATCCTGGTGATCGGGCTGTCGCGTGACCTTCCGCTGGGCCCTGCAGATGCCATGGAGCTGGCTGATCACCTGGTGAAGAGGGCAGCTGCTGTACAATCAGACGGTACCCGGG ACCTGGATGTTTTGAGAGTTGAAAGAATTCAGCTGATTGATGCAGTTCTCAACTTGTGTACCTACCACCATCCTGAGAACATTCAGCTCCCCACTGG GTACCAGCACCCCAACCTGGCTATATCCACACTGTACTGGAAAgcctggctgctgctgctggttgTGGCTGCCTTTAACCCGCAGAATATAG GCTTGGCTGCATGGGATGGCTACCCCACTCTGAAAATGCTGATGGAGATGGTCATGACCAA TAACTACTCGTACCCTCCCTGTACTGTGGCGGATGAGGAAACCAAGACAGAGATGATAAACCGGGAGCTGCAGATTTCCCAGAGAGAGAAGCAGGATATCCTGGCTTTCGAGAGCCACCTGGCTGCAGCATCGACCAAGCAGATGATTACAGAGAGCAACAGCCTCCTACTGTCCCAGCTAACGAGTCTTGACCCACA AGGCCCTCCGCGTAGGCCACCTCCTCATGTCCAAGAACAAGTGAAGAGTTTAAACCAGTCCCTGCGCCTCGGACACTTGCTGTGCCGCAGTCGCAGCCCTGACTTCCTTCTCAACATCATCCAGAGACAG GCCTCTTCTCAGTCAATGCCGTGGTTAGCAGACCTTGTGCAGTCGAGTGAGGGGTCCTTGGACGTGCTGCCCGTGCAGTGCCTGTGTGAATTCCTGCTACATGATGCTGCAGATGACCCATGCTCAGTCGAGGAGGATGAAGAAGGAGAGAGCAAGGAGCAGAGAGTTAAAAAGCGACAG agaCTGCAAAAACAAAGGCAGCTTCTTGGACGGCTACAGGATCTGCTGTTGGGTCCCAAAGCAGATGAACAGACTACATGTGAGGTGCTGGACTACTTCCTACGGCGGCTCAGTTCATCTCAGGTTGCATCAAGAGTTCTTGCAATGAAG GGCTTATCGCTGGTCCTGACGGAGGGCGGGCTGCGTGATGGTGAGGAGCGGGACCAGCCCATGGAGGAAGACTCTGGAGATGCTGAGCTGCTTCCTGGCTATCAGTGGCTGCTGCAGGATCTGCCCAAACTACCTTTATTTGATAGTGTTCGAGGCATGACGTCAGTCGCACTGCAACAG GCTATCCACATGGAGACCGACCCACAGACCATCAGTGCATACCTGATCTACCTATCCCAGTACGCACCAGTGGAGGAGCAAGGCCGTCATAACGACCTTGCTTTG GATGTTGCACGGCTGATTGTGGAGCGATCTACCATCATGTCCCACCTGTTTTCCAAGCACTCCTACAGGCCTGAGTCAGAAGCTGTGCTCTCAGCACTTGTTTCTGTATTTTCCAAATACATCAGGAGGATGAGAAAAACAAAAGATGGGGAGGATTTGTACAGCTGG tccGAATCTCAGGACCAGGTTTTCCTGCGCTGGACGACTGGTGAGACTGCCACCATGCACATCCTGGTCGTCCACGCAATGGTCATTTTGCTGACCCTGGGGCCCCCTAAAG GTGAGAGTGATTTTTACAGCCTGCTGGATATCTGGTTCCCAGAAAAGAAGCCCCTCCCTACTGCCTTCCTAGTGGATACCTCAGAGGAGGCTCTGCTGCTTCCCGATTGGTTGAAACTCAGAATGATCCGGTCAGAAGTCTCTCGATTGGTGGATGCAG CATTACAGGACCTTGAgccccagcagttgctgctgtTTGTGCAGTCGTTTGGTATCCCGGTATCCAGTATGAGCAAGCTGTTGCAATACCTGGACCAGGCTGTGTCCCATGACCCCCAGACACTCGAACAGAACATCATGGATAAGA ACTACATGGCTCATCTTGTTGAGGTTCAGCACGAGAGAGGAGCAACTGGTGGACGCACTTTCCACACCCTGCTCAGTGCCTCCCTCTCCTCCCGCAGAG ACAGCGCTGATCTGAAAGGACCTAAAGTGAGCGTGGAGGCCCCTCAGGTGCCGGTGCGGATCAGAGCGGCCAATCGGATTCCAGTAATTGGACCTGACGATGACCTGGCTGGAATGTTTCTTCAG CTGTTTCCCTTGAACGCTGACCCGCGGTGGCAGAGCCCCAACCCTCGGCAGGTGTCTCTTTCTCTGCAGCAGGCGCTGGCCCAGGAGCTGGCCCGTGTCCGTCAGGGGAACGCCCAGGTGACTGGCATTGCAGTGCGACTACTCCAGGCCATCGTGGCACTGCTGAACTCTCCGCACGGCAGGGCTCTCGTCATGGCCATGGAACGTAACCACGTCATGTCCTGCCCGCTGATGCGCCAGCTCTACCAGTACCAG CGCTGTGTTCCCCAAGACATGGCTTTCTCCTCCCTGTTCTTCAAGGCAGTCATGCAGATGCTCACCTGGTTGGACAATCCGGCAGCGGAGGGGGGGGCCCTGCAAGCTCAGCTCAAATCGTTTGCTGCGCAGTACTCTGTCAAACACAGATTCAGTGATG TCCGGACCGGATTCCTTCATCTGGCGGATGCTCTCGCCTATCGACATGAATCTGAAGCCACTGTGCGTACAATTATTGCCACATTGAAATCTGGAGAGAGGTGTAATGCAGAGCCTGAGCTGATCAGCAAAG TGCTTCAAGGCTTGATTGAGGCAAAGTCCTCATACCTGGAGGAGTTCCTGTCTGTGCTGTTAACCATTGGCATGGAAACTGTTACCAAGCACCCAGTTACAGGTCCCGTCGCCATGGTGAACACGCTACTTCTCCAAGATGAAGAGACACCGGTCAAGATGGAAGCTGATGCCGGAAG caTGGAAATGGCCAATACAGTGTCCTCCTCTGGGCTGCTGATTGACTGGCTGGAACTGCTTGACCCTGAggttctctctgtctgtccagaCCTGCAACAGAGGCTCCTGTTTGCCTGGAACAAG GGTAAAGGGAACATGGGGGCGCAGACACCGTCTTACAGGCCGTACCTGTTGGCTTTACTGACGCACCAATCGAACTGGACCACCTTGCATCAGTGCATCAGTATTCTGCTCAGCAAACAAAGGGAACTCAG ACTTGACCCCTCATTCTCACTGGATTTCCTTTGGGCGTGCATTCACATTCCCCGCATCTGGCAGGGCCGCGACCAGAACACTCCACAG aagagGACAGAGGAGTTTGTTTTGTGCTTGAAGCCTCCTGAGTTGATCAGCCTGGTTGACCTGATTCTCTCAGAGTCTGAAATGAACAGCCATAGCCCCTCCCAAAGCAAGAAGACACTGGACGAGGCGTCCTGCTCTCTTATCCAATCACGACTCCCCTTACTGCATagctgttgccatggagaccTAGAGAGTGTCAGACAAGTGTCTGAGTATCTCATTAATTGCATCAAGAAGTGGGGAGACAG TGTGATGAGTACACGTTGCCAGAACCTGCTGCTACAGATCTACCTGCAGGTTCCCGAAGTGATCCAACACATCACGCTGCCAGACACCATTCTTAGCAGCGAGGGAGCAGCAGATGGTAGCATCTGTAAG CTGGATGCCCTGGTGCACCGTTTGATCACATTGCTGGCTGACACAGGAGAATCAAAGTCAGCAGAGAACCGCATGTCTGATGCTAACATGGCTTGCAGGAAGCTAGCTGTGGCACACCCAGTCCTTCTGCTCAG gcaTCTGCCTATGATCGCAGCTTTGCTCCACGGTCGTCTCCACTTGAACTTCAAGGAATTCCGGCAGCAGAACCACCTGTTATTCTTTACTCATGTCCTGGCTATTCTGGAGCTGTTGCATCCACTTGTGTTCCAGAGTGAACACCAGAGGGCACTGCAGGACTCGCTTCTGTCTTTCATACAGGTCCTACAG AACTTTAGGAAGTATTCCCGCCAGCTTTCTGCCCTCATCAGTAAATTTGTCCAGTGCATTCAGAAATATTTAACTCATGATGCTGGGGCTGCAGTTCCATTCCTTCAGAAGCACTCGGACATCCTGCA GGGTCTCTCCTCAGAAAACCCTGACATGCTGCAGTTAAAATCTCTCCTGACTGGACTGACGCTCCCATTGAAGAGTGAATCAGCAGACAGTGCTGCAGAGGACCGAGAGG aggagTCTACCGGGTCCCTCCCACTGGTCAACATTTCAGCTTCTGCACCTTTGACTGCGTCGGACATGACAAAATGCCTGAGGAATATAGCCAGAGGAGAGGCGCTGGAag ATGTCCTGGAGGTTCTAAGTGAAGTTGATGAGAAATCTAAAAGAAGTCCAGAAATTCTACCTTACTTCGCG AATGATTTTCAGAGACTGATGAGTTCCCCAGAGGAAGTCTGCCGTAATATGGCTTTCAGCCTGGCGCTACGCTGCATTCAGAACAATCCTTG CTTGGCTGCTGATTTCTTGCCGACATTCATGTACTGCATGAGCAGCGGAAACTTTGACGTGGTGCAGACGGCTCTGAGGAACCTTACAGAATATGTGCTGCTCTGTCAGG AGCATGCTGATATCCTGTTACACAAAGCTTTCCTGGTGGGGATATATGGTCAGATCGACACCAGCTCTATCATCTCAGAAGCCATGAAGGTCCTCCATATGGAGGCAACAACCTAA